Genomic window (Nymphaea colorata isolate Beijing-Zhang1983 chromosome 1, ASM883128v2, whole genome shotgun sequence):
TAAGGACGGTCACATCCAGAACAAGTCAAGACTTTATAATGAAAGTCATAAcatttaaatgaaaagaaaaaaaaaagaaaggttcaCCTCTGATCCATAGGTCTGGAGATAAAGTTAACGGACAAATTTGAGGGGATGCCAGGATGATgtgagagagccgataaaatggaaatataaaacaaaatttggggacaagaggtctttaattacaaaaacaatccgcaaagaacaaaattacgcaaaaaacacaagcagaggaacaaatatacaatacaatgcacagaaaaataagagaaaagaggaaaggcgaaacggcacagtcacccaaccacagtcaggcggcggcgctttaaccgaatggcgaactggatatctctttgcacaagacgagccacaaaatctggtgaagagaaggtgcccctgaagaccatGTTGTTGTGCTCCATCCAAATGCGCCACATTGAAAAAAACGGAATTGTGGGGGCGtcacattgagagagagagagagagatttataatgaaaaaaacaaaagcgtCACATTGAAGATAAAATTGTGGGGGCGGCGACAGGGAGGTGCGGGAGGCCAAGTATGGAGCGACCCACATGACAGAGAGGTTGGAGGCCTTCGCCGGTGTGAACGTAGAGGAAATCTCAAAattcatatctctctctctcaaaagagCATTCAAACATGGAGGATGAGGTACGGTCAATGTTGCAGCAAGGCGGTGGCTGGTTGCCAGGGACTCAGCTGCCCTCCATCTATAAATCAACCAACGCACCACTCCATTGCCACATTGCCTGTTGTTGAATCGAAACCCCTCAACTCCATTGCTGTAGTTCCGATCGCCCACAGAGACAGGGAGAGTGAAAGCGATGGCAACCACAATCCAAGCCCGAGTCATGGGGACTGCcctgctcttcttcttcctcctttctgcCTCTTCCATTGCCCAAGCCGCCACCTGCAAAGGTAtgtagactctctctctcttgaaaaCTTATTTCCTTCAGCCGGTCGGCCTACAGAAGAAAACCAACTGTTTGGGCCTTCTGGTCTTCTCCCAAAAAACTTAACATGCACACTAACAAACCATCATGAATTCGTTGCTCTTATGTTTCCTAAGATAGAAGAACAGTGAGCATATTAGAGTACTGCATCGCTTCGAACGTGACATTTACTTGCATCTTCCTCGTCTGCAATATCATGTCCAAAGTTGCGGCAGAGCGAAGACGTGTTGGCAACTATGAACTATTCTAGTTACTGTTATGACCAACCAACTGTGTTCTTctttgaattgaattgatgGGTTTTGTAGGGAAGAGTGCATGGCCGGAGCTGGTAGGCAAGGATGGATCGACTGCAGAAGCCATCATAAAAGCTGAGAACCACCGTGTGAACTTTGTCTTCACCGTCCAAGAAGGATCCTCTGTAATCCAGAATTTTGACTGCCGACGGGTGTTTGTCTGGGTTAACACACACGGCAAGATTTACCTTGTTCAGAGACTGGGGTAGATCACTCTTTACTCTTCCTCTCAAGATGTGCTTATAGTTAAAATAAGTGAGCCCGTTGTACTGGTAATTAAGTCTCTTGCAATGTAATAATAAAGCTTGATGCTAAATATGAGAAATAAGCCTACACACTGGCAATATTATTGATTATAATCTTAAGATTCTTGCTGgcaaaatttatagtttttcttttactttttaatttattacCTCAAGGCAGTGGGATTTCATGATCAAGTGCCGCAACTTAATCGGACGAGGTTTCAGTCCTGTGAAATTAATCTGCGCCCTCATGATTTCATGGCTTAAGATCCAACATTTTCATGCAACGTTGCTCAGATATTTCTCGTCGGGTTCAGTTCTGGATTCAGATCTGAACGGATGCAGATGCAAAGCTGCAACTGCTATCAAATTGACAAGGCGCGCTCTTTCATCATTAATTAACCGTTCATGCA
Coding sequences:
- the LOC116246197 gene encoding inhibitor of trypsin and hageman factor-like; the protein is MATTIQARVMGTALLFFFLLSASSIAQAATCKGKSAWPELVGKDGSTAEAIIKAENHRVNFVFTVQEGSSVIQNFDCRRVFVWVNTHGKIYLVQRLG